In Paenibacillus sp. FSL M7-0420, a single genomic region encodes these proteins:
- the recG gene encoding ATP-dependent DNA helicase RecG, with protein MVLTLDSIEVKQITGVSAQKQSELHAFGVFTVKDLLEYYPFRYEDFRPKSLSEVKHGDKATVVAKVIGIPVLQRFGGKSRMSCKMVAEPWMFTATWFNQHYAREQLTVGREVVLTGKWDQKRNQITVTNYEFPDRGEGKTGTLQPVYSIGGKITQSWIRRIIGQALQQYGDLIPEILPHSIMRKYDFMSRKRAIATIHQPEDTREGQQGRRRMVYEELFLFQLKVQAFRVLNRGRMDGVVHTVDNATVRQFVRSLPFELTDAQKHVELEILQDMRSGYCMNRLLQGDVGSGKTVLAAIALYATVRSGFQGALMVPTEILAEQHMRSLTRMFEPFGITVGLLTGSVSGRKRKDLLASLQMGMLDVVVGTHALIQEDVFFRSLGLVVTDEQHRFGVNQRSVLRRKGYNPDVLTMTATPIPRTLAITVFGDMDVSTLSERPKGRVPITTYWVKPDLMERVMNLISREIGQGRQAYLICPLIEESEKLDVQNAIDLHVQMSQAFPDYKVGLLHGRMTPSEKDEVMRNFYSNELQLLVSTTVVEVGVDVPNATLMIIMDADRFGLSQLHQLRGRVGRGEHASYCVLMADPKSEIGRERMTAMTDTDDGFEVSRRDLELRGPGDFFGTKQSGLPEFRLADMTADFETLEQARDDAAELLREASFWTSADVAPLRGYLQQEQIFQGDLID; from the coding sequence ATGGTGCTTACTTTGGATTCAATTGAAGTGAAACAAATAACTGGCGTGAGCGCTCAAAAGCAAAGTGAGCTTCACGCCTTTGGCGTCTTTACAGTGAAGGACTTGCTGGAGTATTACCCTTTCCGGTATGAGGATTTCCGTCCGAAATCTCTCAGTGAGGTCAAACACGGCGATAAGGCGACCGTAGTAGCCAAGGTCATCGGTATTCCGGTGCTCCAGCGCTTCGGGGGCAAGTCCCGCATGAGCTGCAAGATGGTGGCAGAGCCGTGGATGTTCACTGCTACGTGGTTCAACCAGCATTATGCGCGTGAACAATTGACGGTCGGCCGTGAAGTGGTGCTTACGGGGAAGTGGGACCAGAAGCGCAATCAGATTACGGTGACTAACTATGAATTCCCGGACCGGGGCGAAGGCAAGACAGGAACACTGCAACCGGTATACTCAATCGGGGGCAAGATTACACAGTCCTGGATCCGCCGAATTATTGGCCAGGCTCTGCAGCAGTACGGGGACCTGATCCCGGAGATTCTGCCGCACAGCATTATGCGCAAATATGACTTCATGTCACGCAAGCGGGCCATTGCCACGATCCATCAGCCGGAGGATACGCGCGAGGGGCAGCAGGGAAGACGCCGGATGGTGTATGAGGAGCTGTTTCTGTTCCAGCTCAAGGTACAAGCCTTCCGCGTGCTGAACCGCGGCCGGATGGATGGTGTGGTTCATACGGTGGACAATGCAACCGTAAGACAGTTCGTGCGCAGCCTGCCGTTTGAGCTGACCGATGCCCAGAAGCATGTGGAGCTTGAGATTCTGCAGGATATGCGTTCAGGGTATTGTATGAACCGGCTGCTTCAAGGCGATGTGGGCTCCGGCAAAACCGTACTCGCAGCGATTGCGCTCTACGCGACTGTAAGATCCGGATTTCAGGGTGCGCTGATGGTCCCGACTGAAATCCTGGCAGAGCAGCATATGCGCTCGCTCACGAGGATGTTCGAGCCGTTCGGCATCACCGTGGGCTTGCTGACCGGGAGCGTATCCGGCCGCAAACGGAAGGACCTGCTGGCCTCTCTACAGATGGGGATGCTGGATGTGGTTGTCGGAACCCATGCGCTGATTCAGGAGGATGTCTTCTTCCGCAGCCTGGGGCTTGTGGTTACGGATGAGCAGCACCGCTTCGGGGTGAATCAGCGCAGTGTTCTGCGGCGCAAGGGGTACAACCCGGATGTGCTGACGATGACCGCCACTCCGATTCCGAGGACGCTGGCGATCACTGTCTTTGGCGATATGGATGTGTCTACGCTGTCCGAACGGCCGAAGGGGCGTGTGCCGATCACCACCTACTGGGTGAAGCCGGATCTGATGGAGCGGGTGATGAACCTGATCAGCCGCGAGATCGGGCAGGGGCGGCAGGCTTATCTGATCTGTCCGCTGATTGAGGAGTCGGAGAAGCTGGATGTGCAGAATGCGATTGATCTGCATGTGCAGATGTCGCAGGCTTTTCCGGACTATAAGGTGGGCTTGCTTCACGGGAGAATGACGCCGTCTGAGAAGGATGAAGTCATGCGGAACTTCTACAGTAACGAACTGCAGCTTCTGGTGTCTACAACGGTCGTAGAGGTCGGTGTCGATGTCCCGAATGCTACGCTGATGATCATCATGGACGCTGACCGCTTCGGGCTGTCTCAGCTGCATCAGCTGCGCGGCCGGGTCGGCAGAGGGGAGCATGCTTCCTACTGTGTGCTGATGGCTGATCCGAAGTCGGAGATCGGGCGCGAGCGGATGACCGCGATGACAGATACGGATGACGGGTTCGAGGTATCAAGGCGGGATCTGGAGCTGCGGGGACCGGGGGATTTCTTCGGGACGAAGCAGAGCGGCCTGCCGGAATTCCGTCTGGCGGATATGACTGCTGACTTCGAGACGCTTGAGCAGGCGCGCGATGATGCCGCTGAGCTGCTGCGGGAGGCTTCATTCTGGACCTCGGCGGATGTTGCGCCGCTGCGCGGGTATTTACAGCAGGAACAAATTTTCCAGGGGGATTTAATTGACTGA
- a CDS encoding stage VI sporulation protein F: MGYQQYGISPQLVDRIKLKMKNPAVKERVKNMITGISKQELQDTAVVRKLVRNASAVMHEKLTNAQEEQIVKFVIAQKIDPNNTFHLIRLWGMFR, encoded by the coding sequence TTGGGTTATCAGCAATATGGAATCAGTCCCCAGCTGGTGGATCGCATCAAGCTGAAGATGAAGAATCCGGCGGTCAAGGAACGCGTCAAGAATATGATTACCGGCATCTCCAAACAGGAGCTGCAGGATACAGCAGTCGTGCGCAAGCTGGTGCGTAATGCCTCGGCGGTGATGCATGAGAAGCTGACGAACGCACAGGAAGAACAAATTGTGAAATTCGTCATTGCCCAAAAGATTGATCCGAACAATACGTTTCACCTGATCCGCTTATGGGGGATGTTCCGCTGA
- a CDS encoding YitT family protein — MRVRYRNAAPLRYSKTLRLLSIVGGGLLAAVGLELFLMPHKLLPGGIAGLSALLSHVTEMRLGLFLFLFNLPFILMSRRQINLRFALYTMLGLICLTAGSLALHHFPAAISEPLPAAIAGGLCLGFGLGISVRFGGLTAGSEKQSVRLLNGGPPKSAEMPIMLFNMLILLYGGSLFGWDQAMYSIIAYLLAFEALRFSLRDLSLTQAVFITSSKCEEIRRKLQQSLDREVKLVRSTGPEGEPGTVFCLASRLEEEQLASIVHDCDQDSKIVINAARNNRIRALFRNKPPG, encoded by the coding sequence ATGAGAGTCAGATATAGAAATGCTGCACCCTTACGTTATTCCAAGACCTTGCGTCTGCTGTCCATTGTAGGCGGAGGATTACTTGCAGCCGTTGGTCTGGAGCTGTTCCTGATGCCGCATAAGCTGCTTCCGGGCGGCATTGCCGGATTATCCGCCCTGCTGTCCCATGTGACCGAAATGCGGCTTGGATTATTCCTGTTCCTGTTCAACCTTCCCTTTATTCTGATGTCGCGCAGGCAGATTAATCTCCGCTTTGCCTTGTATACGATGCTTGGCCTAATTTGTCTGACGGCAGGGTCTCTGGCCTTGCACCATTTCCCGGCGGCAATCAGCGAGCCGCTGCCCGCAGCTATTGCCGGGGGGCTATGTCTCGGGTTCGGCCTGGGCATCTCTGTACGCTTCGGAGGGCTGACCGCCGGAAGCGAGAAGCAGAGCGTCCGGCTGCTGAACGGAGGGCCGCCCAAATCGGCTGAGATGCCGATTATGCTGTTCAATATGCTCATCCTGCTCTACGGCGGATCATTATTCGGCTGGGATCAGGCGATGTACAGTATCATTGCGTATCTGCTTGCCTTTGAAGCGCTGCGGTTCTCCTTAAGGGACCTCTCGCTCACGCAGGCGGTCTTTATTACCAGCAGCAAATGCGAGGAGATCCGCCGCAAGCTCCAGCAGTCGCTGGACCGCGAGGTGAAGCTCGTAAGATCCACAGGACCGGAGGGCGAGCCTGGTACGGTCTTCTGCCTGGCAAGCAGGCTGGAGGAAGAACAGCTCGCCTCTATCGTGCATGACTGTGATCAGGATAGCAAGATTGTGATCAATGCCGCGCGGAACAACCGGATTCGTGCTCTGTTCCGCAATAAGCCGCCCGGCTGA
- a CDS encoding DUF2500 domain-containing protein, with translation MHNAGVFNGLYPAAASSQSGFFTEGPFLLKLILLLIAGVVAYTIWRGLKIWMTNQTSPLQSRVVTAVAKRTEVWGGRGHMGTHTSYYVTFEFHNGSRRELEVKPRAYAMIVEGDRGELSYQGSRFKGFVRAGMQRDSG, from the coding sequence TTGCATAATGCAGGCGTATTTAACGGTTTGTACCCGGCAGCGGCCAGCAGCCAGAGCGGATTTTTCACGGAGGGGCCATTCTTGTTAAAGCTCATTCTGCTGCTGATTGCGGGCGTTGTTGCTTACACGATTTGGAGAGGACTCAAGATCTGGATGACGAACCAGACCAGCCCTCTGCAATCAAGGGTAGTTACGGCTGTTGCCAAACGGACAGAGGTCTGGGGCGGAAGAGGGCATATGGGGACGCATACGAGTTATTATGTGACCTTTGAATTCCATAATGGCAGCCGCAGAGAGCTTGAAGTGAAGCCGAGGGCGTATGCCATGATTGTTGAGGGGGACCGGGGGGAGCTGTCGTACCAGGGCAGCCGGTTCAAAGGATTCGTGCGGGCAGGGATGCAGAGGGATAGCGGGTGA
- a CDS encoding C40 family peptidase: MPIINLRTSKILLSSAILATAIAGTTACSYTSKDSTPKVNSLTPTGTFAGSYYEKNSFTDKEGKYWIPLKPAVASIGFRMKDDTASGGYTKLGYSDVMYMLRPDSSQAFSLGQHITLPDVPVRREGQIYITPTALSKLLQTEVGWNPGTGEINIATPSERESTEDSGKVEAAKPLRIQSVSNVDTGELVAYAKKFLGVPYDFGAGSYEETKRFDCSSFTRHVFQKFGVDLPRLAKDQDNIGRRVSRSSLEPGDLIFFTVPGRFESDAVPGHVGIYIGGGNFIHTWGDPGVQISELDSGYWSNVILHMQRVL; the protein is encoded by the coding sequence ATGCCAATAATCAATCTGCGTACCAGCAAAATTTTATTATCCTCCGCCATCCTTGCTACCGCCATTGCCGGAACAACCGCCTGCAGCTACACCAGCAAGGACAGCACTCCCAAGGTTAACTCACTGACGCCAACCGGAACGTTCGCAGGCAGCTATTATGAGAAGAATTCTTTTACCGACAAGGAAGGCAAGTATTGGATTCCGCTCAAACCGGCTGTCGCTTCCATCGGCTTCCGGATGAAGGATGACACGGCAAGCGGCGGCTATACCAAGCTCGGCTATAGTGATGTCATGTATATGCTGCGGCCGGATTCCAGCCAGGCATTCTCATTAGGCCAGCACATCACCCTTCCCGATGTCCCCGTCCGCCGTGAAGGTCAAATCTATATCACCCCCACCGCCTTGTCCAAGCTGCTGCAGACAGAGGTCGGCTGGAATCCCGGCACCGGCGAGATTAACATCGCAACCCCTTCCGAAAGGGAGAGTACAGAGGACTCCGGCAAGGTGGAGGCTGCAAAGCCGCTGCGGATTCAGAGTGTATCAAATGTGGACACGGGAGAGCTGGTCGCCTATGCCAAGAAATTTCTCGGTGTCCCCTACGATTTCGGTGCTGGCTCCTATGAGGAGACCAAGCGCTTCGACTGCTCGTCCTTTACACGCCATGTCTTTCAGAAATTCGGGGTGGATCTGCCCCGGCTGGCCAAAGATCAGGACAATATCGGCAGACGGGTATCGCGCAGCTCGCTGGAGCCCGGCGATCTGATCTTCTTCACCGTACCCGGACGTTTCGAGAGCGACGCGGTTCCCGGTCATGTCGGTATCTACATCGGCGGCGGGAATTTCATTCACACCTGGGGTGACCCCGGCGTGCAGATCAGTGAGCTGGACAGCGGATACTGGAGCAACGTAATTCTGCACATGCAGCGCGTACTCTAG
- a CDS encoding ABC transporter substrate-binding protein codes for MKTKKIWMGLSMALMLVAAGCGNNNAAVKNDAGTGNAPAAATEAPASNAGSGDAKSYKIAISQYVEHPSLDATREGFLAALKDGGIVEGENLKVDLQNAQADQANNLSIAQKIAGDKNDLVLGIATPSAQAVVQNVKDTPILFAAVTDPLDAKIVSDLEHPGGNVSGASDTNPESITRLMNFIATQFPKVKKLGLVINEGEPNAVVMADIAKGELDKHGIELVKAAITNTSEVKQAAESLVGRVDALYITLDNSVVSGVDAIIQTANDNKLPFFSADRDTVEKGAFATVGFKYYDHGYQVGQMAVEVLKNGKSPGDMKVTMQEKLDLVLNLKAAAAQGIEVTDAMKAEVADPGNNIIQ; via the coding sequence ATGAAGACGAAGAAGATTTGGATGGGGCTAAGTATGGCCTTGATGCTCGTAGCTGCCGGTTGCGGGAACAATAATGCAGCAGTGAAGAATGACGCGGGCACCGGGAATGCCCCGGCCGCAGCGACGGAAGCTCCAGCCTCAAATGCAGGCTCCGGCGATGCCAAATCCTATAAGATTGCCATCTCGCAATACGTGGAGCATCCGTCACTGGACGCTACCCGTGAGGGATTCCTGGCTGCGCTGAAGGATGGAGGGATTGTTGAAGGGGAGAACCTGAAGGTGGATCTTCAGAACGCTCAGGCAGACCAGGCGAACAACCTGTCCATTGCCCAGAAGATTGCCGGCGACAAGAACGATCTGGTGCTGGGGATTGCTACACCTTCGGCTCAGGCTGTCGTACAGAATGTTAAGGACACTCCGATTCTGTTCGCTGCGGTAACCGACCCTCTCGATGCCAAGATTGTCAGTGATCTGGAGCATCCCGGAGGTAATGTGTCAGGCGCATCGGATACCAATCCGGAGTCGATTACCCGCCTGATGAACTTCATTGCGACGCAGTTCCCCAAGGTGAAGAAGTTGGGCCTGGTCATTAATGAAGGGGAGCCCAATGCTGTAGTTATGGCAGATATCGCCAAGGGTGAGCTGGACAAGCACGGGATCGAGCTGGTGAAGGCGGCGATTACGAACACTTCGGAAGTGAAGCAGGCTGCGGAATCGCTTGTAGGGCGCGTCGATGCGCTGTACATTACACTCGATAACTCCGTTGTCAGTGGCGTAGACGCGATTATCCAGACGGCTAACGACAACAAGCTTCCGTTCTTCTCGGCAGACCGTGATACGGTGGAGAAGGGTGCTTTTGCTACAGTAGGCTTCAAATACTATGATCATGGCTATCAGGTCGGCCAAATGGCGGTAGAAGTGCTTAAGAACGGAAAAAGTCCCGGTGATATGAAGGTGACGATGCAAGAGAAGTTGGACTTGGTCCTTAATCTCAAGGCGGCGGCAGCACAGGGAATTGAAGTAACGGATGCTATGAAGGCTGAAGTGGCTGATCCGGGCAATAATATTATTCAATAA
- a CDS encoding ABC transporter permease — protein sequence MYNSLIGALEMGLLYAFMALGVYITFRILDFPDLTVDGSFTTGGAIAAVMIGNGYSPLLATLCALLGGMAAGMCTGLLHTKGKINGLLSGILMMIALYSINLRILVKPNVSLMGEDTLFSSINPLLVMPFIVVLVKILMDLFLRTDLGLALRATGDNSRMIRSFGVNTDTTTILGISLSNGLVALSGALIAQYSTFADASMGIGMIVIGLASVIIGEAIFGAKNVFRATLAVLLGSIVYRIVVALALRVSWLKASDLKLITAIIVIIALVFPSVQRYVKQKSTARRRTAELAELAQRSKQRGGADSVKA from the coding sequence ATGTATAATTCATTAATCGGGGCTCTGGAAATGGGCCTGCTCTACGCATTCATGGCACTTGGGGTGTATATTACCTTCCGTATTCTGGATTTTCCCGATCTGACAGTGGATGGAAGCTTCACAACAGGCGGCGCAATTGCCGCAGTGATGATCGGTAACGGGTATTCTCCGCTGCTGGCGACCTTATGTGCGCTGCTCGGCGGAATGGCGGCAGGGATGTGTACCGGGCTGCTCCATACCAAAGGGAAAATCAACGGGCTATTGTCCGGCATTCTGATGATGATTGCCCTCTATTCGATCAATCTGCGGATTCTGGTGAAGCCGAATGTCTCCCTGATGGGGGAGGATACGTTATTCAGCTCCATCAATCCTCTGCTGGTCATGCCGTTTATCGTCGTGCTGGTCAAAATCCTGATGGATCTGTTCCTGCGTACCGATCTGGGACTGGCCCTGCGGGCCACCGGTGACAACTCGCGGATGATCCGCAGCTTCGGAGTGAACACGGATACAACAACCATTCTGGGGATCAGCCTGTCGAACGGGCTGGTGGCGCTCTCAGGCGCACTGATCGCCCAGTATTCTACCTTCGCAGATGCCTCGATGGGAATCGGGATGATTGTCATCGGGCTAGCGTCGGTAATTATCGGGGAAGCGATCTTCGGTGCGAAGAACGTCTTCCGGGCGACACTGGCTGTGCTGCTCGGCTCAATCGTGTACCGGATCGTTGTCGCTCTGGCCCTCCGGGTATCTTGGCTCAAGGCTTCCGATCTGAAGCTGATCACCGCAATTATCGTCATTATTGCCCTCGTCTTCCCGTCGGTTCAGCGGTATGTGAAGCAGAAGAGCACGGCCCGCAGACGGACCGCAGAGCTTGCCGAGCTGGCTCAGCGCAGCAAGCAGAGAGGAGGGGCCGATAGTGTTAAAGCTTGA
- a CDS encoding ABC transporter ATP-binding protein — MLKLDNVCKLFNPGSPDEKVALLGIDLELNAGDFVTIIGSNGAGKSTLMNIISGVMKPDLGEARIEGSSISHLAEYQRARWIGRVFQDPMAGTAPHMTIEENLAMAYKRGKPRGLSLGVNAHRRTLFREQLSRLGIGLEDRLRAKVGLLSGGERQALSLLMATFTQPQILLLDEHTAALDPSRAELITTLTESIVREMKLTTLMVTHNMDQAIRLGNRLIMMDKGSIILDFDETRKKDLTVERLLGEFEAISGHKLADDRMMLG; from the coding sequence GTGTTAAAGCTTGATAATGTATGTAAGCTGTTCAACCCCGGCTCGCCGGATGAGAAGGTCGCGCTGCTGGGGATTGATCTTGAACTGAACGCCGGGGATTTCGTAACGATTATCGGCAGCAACGGTGCCGGCAAATCTACGCTGATGAATATTATCTCAGGTGTGATGAAGCCCGATCTGGGGGAAGCGCGTATTGAGGGCAGCTCGATTAGCCATCTGGCGGAATATCAGCGCGCACGCTGGATCGGCCGGGTCTTCCAGGACCCGATGGCCGGGACTGCGCCGCATATGACGATTGAGGAGAACCTGGCCATGGCCTACAAGCGGGGTAAGCCCCGCGGGCTGTCCTTGGGTGTCAATGCGCACAGACGCACACTGTTCCGCGAACAGCTCAGCCGCCTGGGCATCGGCCTGGAAGACCGGCTGCGCGCCAAGGTGGGACTGCTCTCAGGAGGCGAGCGGCAGGCGCTGAGCCTGCTGATGGCGACCTTCACCCAGCCGCAGATTCTGCTGCTGGATGAGCATACAGCTGCGCTGGACCCTTCGCGCGCCGAGCTGATCACCACCCTTACGGAATCCATTGTCCGTGAGATGAAGCTGACTACGCTGATGGTTACCCATAACATGGATCAGGCGATCCGCCTGGGTAACCGGCTCATCATGATGGATAAAGGCTCCATCATCCTCGATTTCGATGAGACGCGCAAGAAGGATCTGACGGTTGAGCGTCTGCTTGGCGAATTCGAAGCGATCAGCGGCCATAAGCTGGCCGACGACCGGATGATGCTGGGCTGA
- a CDS encoding SDR family oxidoreductase, with protein MTAKKLEGKVAIVTGGGSGIGRASVLEFARSGAKVALLDRTVENAEKVAAQITKEGGEAAVFECDIADPPQVEHAVKQVIEKWGQLDVVFANAGINGAMTPIETMDIESWDQTIQINLRGTFATVKYVIPHLKEKGGSILINSSINGNRVFSNVGFSAYSTTKAGQVAFMKMAALELAQYKIRVNAICPGAITTNIDDNTYPSDDLKEVQIEVEFPDGGQPLEKGPGRPDQVAKLALFLASEDSDHITGTEIYCDGAESLLHG; from the coding sequence ATGACTGCGAAGAAACTGGAAGGCAAGGTAGCGATTGTTACAGGAGGCGGCTCGGGCATCGGCCGGGCATCTGTGCTGGAGTTCGCCAGAAGCGGAGCCAAGGTGGCACTTCTGGACCGGACGGTGGAGAATGCGGAGAAGGTGGCCGCTCAGATCACGAAGGAGGGCGGGGAAGCTGCAGTGTTTGAATGCGATATCGCTGATCCGCCGCAGGTGGAGCATGCTGTGAAACAGGTTATCGAGAAGTGGGGACAGCTGGATGTGGTCTTCGCCAATGCCGGAATTAACGGGGCCATGACACCGATTGAGACGATGGACATCGAGTCCTGGGATCAGACGATTCAGATTAATCTGCGGGGCACCTTCGCCACTGTCAAGTATGTCATCCCCCATCTCAAAGAGAAGGGCGGCAGCATTCTGATCAACAGCTCGATCAACGGTAACCGGGTATTCTCCAATGTCGGGTTCTCTGCCTATAGTACGACCAAGGCGGGTCAGGTGGCTTTTATGAAAATGGCTGCTCTTGAGCTGGCCCAGTACAAGATTCGTGTAAACGCTATCTGTCCGGGAGCAATTACCACGAATATCGATGATAATACCTATCCTTCGGATGATCTTAAGGAAGTGCAGATTGAAGTGGAATTCCCGGATGGCGGGCAGCCGCTGGAGAAGGGGCCGGGGCGTCCGGATCAGGTGGCCAAGCTGGCGCTGTTCCTGGCTTCTGAGGATTCGGATCACATCACGGGTACGGAAATCTACTGTGACGGCGCGGAATCCCTCCTGCACGGCTAA